Proteins encoded by one window of Gemmatimonas sp. UBA7669:
- a CDS encoding DUF2628 domain-containing protein, protein MTESNSPSDRPENQSAPPPPELPRWAQAGGAAASRDEALLAAFIGPRWESVYRRKLQVFVDDPQFVPTWNWSAALFGPLWFLYRKLYLQWAIFFFAPLVAIRLLGPDMELPQTLDEMMKPENQSVVNLIAAVRISLSIAAGGTANWFLFRRARAARRFAETQDVRMSDTPAVMQRLGGVNRLGMGLFLAVMAVQVLASLRG, encoded by the coding sequence ATGACCGAGTCCAACTCCCCGTCCGACCGACCGGAGAACCAGTCCGCGCCGCCACCGCCCGAGTTGCCACGCTGGGCGCAGGCCGGTGGGGCCGCGGCGTCACGCGACGAAGCGCTGCTGGCCGCATTCATCGGCCCGCGCTGGGAGTCGGTATATCGACGCAAGCTCCAGGTGTTCGTCGACGATCCGCAGTTCGTGCCAACCTGGAATTGGAGCGCCGCCCTGTTCGGCCCGCTCTGGTTCCTCTATCGCAAGCTCTATCTGCAGTGGGCGATCTTCTTTTTCGCGCCGCTCGTGGCCATTCGCTTGCTCGGGCCCGACATGGAGTTGCCGCAGACGCTCGATGAGATGATGAAGCCCGAGAATCAATCGGTGGTCAATCTCATCGCGGCGGTGCGGATTTCTCTGTCGATTGCCGCCGGCGGGACAGCGAACTGGTTTCTCTTCCGTCGCGCCCGCGCGGCCCGGCGATTTGCGGAGACCCAGGATGTCCGCATGAGTGACACCCCGGCGGTGATGCAGCGTTTGGGCGGGGTCAACCGGCTGGGCATGGGGCTGTTCCTGGCGGTAATGGCGGTCCAGGTGTTGGCTTCGCTGCGCGGATGA
- a CDS encoding agmatine deiminase family protein translates to MSTAASIAASAAVIAANAAITAAQAAGTAARAQAVPARRMPAEWERHDATWIGWPHHEPDWPGKFAPIPWVYAEIVRALAPYERVEILCHSDEVADEARSALTMHDVDASRYRLHVQPTDRVWLRDSGATAVHTADGTVEWIRWDFNAWAKYDNFALDREVPARMASVSGLPMVQALRHDTGAALVLEGGGIETDGRGTMLVTEEWLLSDVQVRNPGYTRADYERAFAEYLGISKTIWLGEGCVGDDTHGHIDDIARFVAPGVMVLAHEENPDDENHARSLDNLRRLEGATDARGEALRVVTLPYPRPVIMDGTRLPASYANFYLGNGVCLVPTFNDRNDRVALNTLASLLPQHDVIGIHAVDLVWGLGTLHCLSQQQPSVRHVPAAGA, encoded by the coding sequence GTGAGCACAGCGGCCAGCATTGCCGCCAGCGCGGCGGTGATCGCCGCCAACGCCGCGATCACGGCGGCGCAGGCGGCCGGGACCGCGGCGCGGGCCCAGGCCGTGCCCGCGCGTCGTATGCCCGCGGAGTGGGAGCGTCACGACGCCACCTGGATTGGCTGGCCGCACCACGAGCCCGACTGGCCGGGCAAGTTCGCGCCCATTCCGTGGGTGTACGCGGAAATCGTGCGCGCACTCGCGCCCTACGAACGTGTGGAGATTCTCTGCCACAGCGATGAGGTCGCCGACGAGGCGCGCAGTGCACTCACCATGCACGACGTGGACGCGTCCCGATATCGCCTGCATGTGCAGCCCACCGATCGCGTGTGGTTGCGTGATTCGGGGGCAACGGCCGTGCATACGGCAGACGGCACCGTCGAGTGGATCCGCTGGGACTTCAACGCCTGGGCCAAGTACGACAACTTCGCGCTCGACCGCGAAGTACCGGCGCGCATGGCCAGTGTGTCGGGGCTGCCTATGGTGCAGGCCCTGCGCCATGATACCGGCGCAGCTCTCGTGCTCGAAGGCGGTGGCATCGAAACTGATGGCCGCGGCACCATGCTGGTGACTGAGGAGTGGTTGCTCAGCGACGTACAGGTGCGCAATCCCGGCTATACCCGCGCCGACTACGAGCGCGCATTCGCCGAGTACCTCGGCATCAGCAAAACCATCTGGCTGGGTGAGGGCTGTGTCGGCGACGATACGCATGGGCACATCGACGACATTGCGCGTTTCGTGGCGCCCGGGGTAATGGTGCTCGCGCACGAGGAAAACCCCGACGACGAGAACCACGCGCGCTCGCTGGACAATCTGCGGCGACTCGAAGGCGCGACGGACGCGCGCGGCGAAGCCCTTCGTGTCGTCACTTTGCCCTATCCGCGCCCGGTCATCATGGACGGCACGCGCCTGCCGGCCAGCTACGCGAACTTCTACCTCGGCAATGGGGTTTGTCTCGTACCGACCTTCAACGACCGCAACGATCGCGTGGCGCTCAACACGCTCGCGAGTCTGCTGCCGCAGCACGACGTCATCGGCATTCATGCCGTCGATCTCGTGTGGGGGTTGGGCACGCTGCACTGTCTGTCGCAGCAGCAACCGAGCGTGCGGCATGTGCCCGCCGCTGGCGCCTGA
- a CDS encoding carbon-nitrogen hydrolase: MPNIVTIGIVQDTASDDLAANVAKAVTRVREAAARGAQIICLQELFNAPYFCKTVRPERFDIAEPADGPIVHTFQALAKELAIVIVVPYYEREAPGLYRNSATVIDADGSVLGTYRKMHIPHDPLFEEKYYFAPGDLTGDQRHERHPGYNGFRVWRTRYADIGVLICWDQWYPEGARITALLGAQVLFYPTAIGWHPAEKATFGDAQVDAWRTAQRAHAIANGVFVASPNRVGFEPEPGTDGLEFFGQSFICDPFGRYLEQAGTEPAILVAQCDLSLIEETRRNWPFLRDRRIDAYGPILNRWMGPS; the protein is encoded by the coding sequence ATGCCCAACATCGTCACCATCGGGATCGTGCAGGACACCGCGTCCGACGATCTGGCCGCCAATGTGGCCAAGGCCGTAACACGCGTGCGGGAAGCCGCGGCGCGTGGTGCGCAGATCATCTGCCTGCAGGAACTCTTCAACGCGCCGTACTTCTGCAAGACGGTGCGTCCGGAGCGGTTTGACATTGCCGAGCCGGCCGACGGTCCCATCGTGCACACCTTTCAGGCGTTGGCGAAGGAGCTCGCCATCGTCATCGTCGTGCCGTACTACGAGCGCGAGGCCCCGGGCCTCTACCGCAACTCGGCCACCGTCATCGATGCCGACGGCAGCGTACTGGGCACGTATCGCAAGATGCACATCCCGCACGACCCGCTCTTCGAGGAGAAGTACTACTTCGCGCCCGGTGACCTGACGGGTGACCAGCGGCACGAGCGGCATCCGGGCTACAACGGCTTCCGTGTCTGGCGTACGCGCTACGCTGACATCGGTGTGCTCATCTGCTGGGATCAGTGGTATCCCGAAGGCGCGCGCATCACGGCGCTGCTCGGGGCGCAGGTGCTGTTCTATCCCACGGCCATCGGCTGGCATCCCGCGGAGAAGGCCACATTCGGCGACGCGCAGGTTGATGCGTGGCGTACCGCGCAGCGCGCACACGCCATCGCCAACGGCGTCTTCGTGGCCTCGCCCAATCGTGTGGGCTTCGAGCCCGAGCCGGGCACCGACGGGCTCGAGTTCTTCGGGCAGTCGTTCATCTGCGATCCGTTTGGCCGTTACCTCGAGCAGGCCGGGACCGAGCCGGCCATTCTCGTGGCCCAGTGCGACCTGAGCCTCATCGAGGAGACGCGGCGCAACTGGCCCTTCCTGCGTGACCGGCGCATCGACGCGTATGGTCCCATTCTCAACCGTTGGATGGGGCCGTCGTGA
- a CDS encoding TetR family transcriptional regulator has product MPAKRRSSPAPAAAPDPDEAVEQLAPPDASDLLDPPESSDRSAELSALADDAYRRRPRQSRGQRRVELLLEAAATVIARDGIEAATAEAIAAEAKTAKGSLYQFFPNRDAVLAALALRYADEMRAIHERALPLDPLELPLERLIDRVVRPLADFHDRTPAFRRVFASHDAPPGATGAAPARLRAQLFESFVDRLDVLFATRNPRLPARDRRRAALMTATIGQAILAQRGRTSVAADRKAMLDDLRRALLGYLQPLLDPEPAKKSRK; this is encoded by the coding sequence ATGCCCGCCAAGCGCCGTAGCTCGCCGGCTCCCGCCGCCGCGCCCGATCCCGATGAGGCCGTCGAACAGCTCGCGCCGCCCGATGCGTCCGACCTGCTCGACCCGCCCGAAAGCAGCGATCGCAGCGCGGAATTGAGCGCGCTCGCCGACGACGCGTATCGGCGGCGCCCACGTCAGTCCCGTGGCCAGCGCCGCGTGGAACTGCTGCTCGAGGCAGCGGCCACGGTCATTGCCCGCGATGGCATTGAAGCGGCCACCGCCGAGGCCATCGCCGCCGAAGCCAAGACGGCCAAGGGCTCGCTGTATCAGTTCTTCCCCAATCGTGATGCCGTGCTCGCGGCGTTGGCGCTGCGCTACGCCGACGAGATGCGCGCCATCCACGAGCGCGCGCTCCCGCTCGACCCGCTGGAACTGCCGCTCGAGCGCCTCATCGATCGGGTCGTACGACCGCTCGCCGATTTCCATGACCGCACGCCCGCGTTTCGTCGGGTCTTCGCCAGTCACGACGCGCCGCCCGGTGCCACGGGCGCTGCGCCCGCGCGCCTCCGGGCGCAGCTCTTCGAGTCCTTCGTGGATCGGCTCGACGTGCTGTTTGCCACGCGCAATCCCCGCCTGCCAGCGCGTGACCGGCGGCGCGCGGCGCTCATGACCGCGACCATCGGTCAGGCCATTCTCGCCCAGCGCGGACGGACCAGCGTGGCCGCTGACCGCAAAGCCATGCTGGATGACCTGCGCCGGGCCCTGCTCGGCTACCTGCAGCCGCTGCTGGATCCCGAGCCGGCGAAAAAGAGCAGGAAGTAG
- a CDS encoding DUF4147 domain-containing protein — translation MSVRPSVDTHRALLSALYEAAVQGAAPFERTRGAVSVWCDEHGMAPGVRVHVLALGKAAPAMLQGAVAALDARGITPTGGALVSHALPDTWVPTAGIRVALGDHPVPGPASLAAAEALEDAIADVATNDVVLVLLSGGTTALCAAPIPALSQAAGDAAAAQALVANLAQTLLEGGLAIHEMNAIRRRVLRFGAGRLATALHQRGAAHIATFAISDVIGDDEAVIGSGPCTPDPFDDATFLAVLDAHDLRSRLQREMSTVLGLAGSGTPPAVPPATHPAFAHTSYRIVARNALAVAEASRAASQHAVTSVMVDDTPLEGDAALLGEVLAQRAIALARQTPRGSRAVLLAGGEPVVDLHATMARAMEFGEDDDARLDADDAVARAEGFALPRRPSAADEPLKGGRMQVLALSAALALEAATQRGHADAWRVRVLAAGTDGRDGPTDAAGAITDAATPGLARRHGRAPETDLATGRSYLALDAADALLRTGPTGTNVMDVVALLVTE, via the coding sequence GTGAGCGTTCGACCCTCGGTCGATACACACCGCGCCCTGCTCTCGGCTCTCTATGAGGCCGCGGTGCAGGGCGCGGCGCCGTTTGAGCGCACGCGGGGCGCCGTGTCGGTGTGGTGCGACGAACACGGCATGGCTCCCGGCGTTCGTGTACATGTCCTGGCCCTCGGCAAGGCCGCGCCGGCCATGCTGCAGGGCGCCGTGGCCGCGCTGGACGCACGCGGTATAACGCCGACCGGCGGTGCGCTGGTGAGCCATGCGCTGCCCGACACATGGGTGCCGACGGCGGGGATTCGTGTGGCACTGGGTGACCACCCGGTACCCGGCCCGGCATCACTCGCTGCAGCCGAAGCACTCGAAGACGCCATCGCCGATGTCGCCACCAACGACGTGGTGCTCGTGCTGCTCTCCGGTGGCACGACCGCCCTCTGCGCGGCCCCCATCCCCGCACTCTCGCAGGCGGCCGGTGACGCCGCCGCGGCGCAGGCGCTTGTCGCCAATCTGGCACAGACGCTGCTCGAAGGTGGACTGGCCATTCACGAGATGAACGCCATCCGCCGCCGCGTGCTGCGTTTTGGTGCCGGCCGGCTGGCCACGGCACTACATCAGCGTGGTGCCGCGCACATTGCCACCTTTGCCATCAGCGATGTCATTGGCGACGACGAGGCCGTGATCGGTTCGGGCCCTTGCACCCCCGATCCCTTCGACGACGCGACCTTTCTCGCGGTGCTCGACGCGCACGATCTCCGCAGTCGACTGCAGCGCGAGATGTCCACCGTGCTGGGGCTCGCCGGAAGCGGCACACCGCCTGCCGTACCGCCTGCAACACACCCGGCCTTCGCGCACACCTCGTACCGCATTGTGGCGCGCAATGCGCTGGCCGTGGCCGAAGCGTCACGCGCTGCGTCACAGCATGCGGTGACATCGGTGATGGTGGATGACACGCCGCTCGAAGGGGATGCCGCGCTGCTGGGTGAGGTGCTGGCACAGCGCGCGATCGCGCTCGCCCGCCAGACGCCGCGTGGAAGCCGCGCCGTGTTGCTCGCCGGCGGTGAGCCCGTGGTGGATCTGCACGCCACGATGGCGCGCGCCATGGAATTCGGAGAAGACGACGACGCGCGACTGGATGCGGATGACGCCGTCGCGCGCGCCGAAGGCTTCGCCCTGCCGCGCCGGCCGTCGGCCGCTGACGAACCGCTCAAGGGCGGGCGCATGCAGGTGCTGGCATTGTCGGCGGCCCTGGCACTCGAGGCTGCGACGCAGCGTGGCCACGCCGACGCATGGCGCGTGCGCGTGCTGGCCGCCGGCACGGACGGCCGCGATGGTCCCACCGATGCGGCCGGGGCCATTACAGACGCCGCGACGCCCGGCTTGGCCCGTCGTCACGGTCGCGCGCCGGAAACCGATCTGGCGACCGGTCGCTCCTATCTCGCCCTCGACGCCGCCGACGCCCTGCTGCGCACCGGGCCCACGGGCACCAACGTGATGGATGTCGTGGCGCTGCTCGTGACCGAGTGA
- a CDS encoding peroxiredoxin family protein, translating into MSVRSRVAARTAAFAAAFGLLPALAGAQTTLKVGDMAPDFTVQTVTAKGVEAKPFKLSEHRGETVVLAFFPKARTRGCTVQMESYRDRYAELFKGGSKVTLVGVSTDPDSALVSWANDAKFPFRFAADTARAVGVAYGANKGTGFHSRHLYVIDPTGRIAYITTPFNQMAADAYTELGSAVSKATASK; encoded by the coding sequence ATGTCCGTTCGTTCGCGTGTCGCGGCCCGCACCGCGGCCTTCGCCGCCGCCTTTGGCCTGCTGCCAGCCCTTGCCGGCGCGCAGACCACGCTCAAGGTCGGCGACATGGCGCCCGACTTCACCGTGCAGACCGTCACCGCCAAGGGCGTTGAGGCCAAGCCGTTCAAGCTCTCCGAGCACCGCGGCGAAACGGTGGTGCTGGCATTCTTTCCCAAGGCGCGCACGCGCGGCTGCACCGTGCAGATGGAGTCGTACCGGGACCGCTACGCCGAGCTGTTCAAGGGCGGCAGCAAGGTCACGCTCGTTGGCGTGAGCACCGACCCGGACTCGGCACTGGTCTCCTGGGCCAATGATGCCAAGTTCCCCTTCCGCTTCGCCGCCGACACCGCGCGTGCGGTGGGTGTGGCCTACGGCGCCAACAAGGGCACGGGCTTCCATTCGCGACACCTGTACGTCATCGACCCCACGGGCCGCATTGCGTACATCACGACCCCGTTCAACCAGATGGCCGCCGACGCGTACACCGAGCTGGGCTCCGCGGTGAGCAAGGCCACCGCCAGCAAGTAA
- a CDS encoding YMGG-like glycine zipper-containing protein: protein MLAATTVSMPQVQTRTRLRRAVFPVLIPVAFAVLTACGGSERGVDAQMQADLQAASQAAPMRGQYMSPMEMGYGAGYAPAPGYGAYGYPQPYGQPYGAYPPASYPAAAYPQAPQRVVYAPAPAPARRSGSSGTGGGTGRGAVQEQRNTQKGAIIGAATGAAIGVATSRDRVKGAAIGALGGAVLGGVIGHQVKTPR from the coding sequence ATGCTGGCTGCCACGACCGTTTCGATGCCCCAGGTTCAGACACGTACTCGTCTGCGCCGGGCGGTGTTTCCTGTGCTGATTCCCGTGGCCTTCGCAGTCCTGACGGCCTGTGGGGGGAGCGAACGCGGCGTCGATGCACAGATGCAGGCGGATCTTCAGGCCGCCTCGCAGGCGGCGCCCATGCGCGGTCAGTACATGTCGCCCATGGAAATGGGGTACGGCGCCGGGTACGCGCCGGCGCCGGGGTATGGCGCCTACGGTTACCCGCAGCCCTATGGGCAGCCGTACGGCGCGTATCCGCCAGCCAGCTATCCGGCGGCCGCCTATCCGCAGGCGCCGCAGCGGGTGGTGTATGCCCCGGCTCCTGCGCCAGCGCGGCGCAGCGGCAGTTCGGGTACCGGCGGCGGGACGGGCAGGGGCGCCGTGCAGGAGCAACGCAACACGCAGAAGGGCGCCATCATCGGCGCGGCCACCGGCGCGGCCATTGGCGTGGCCACGTCACGTGATCGGGTGAAGGGTGCGGCTATCGGGGCACTGGGGGGTGCCGTGCTTGGTGGCGTGATCGGCCATCAGGTGAAGACGCCGCGCTGA
- a CDS encoding diacylglycerol/lipid kinase family protein, translating into MIALLVNPAAGGGRAAPRADAMERALAAGATVRRYTTTGRGDEARQVTRALDDGAQGLVVVGGDGAVHHAVSALYRAARAGRTTPPLAVCAAGTGNDFVKSLGTPSHDVAALAALVHRGQTRRIDLGMMGDVPFCNAAGLGFDVDVLTRMQRPSIWRGTAAYVVTALTALRGFRGLDLQLDDAPRQRHLMVVFANGHVFGGAFRIAPGARLDNGQLHAVAIGEVARWQRPAVLGLAVLGRHLQHPAVTSRQRSAFVLRGDDRTPLRFEADGELYDAPSGEIAVSVLPAALTVYG; encoded by the coding sequence ATGATTGCGCTGCTGGTCAATCCCGCTGCCGGTGGCGGGCGGGCGGCACCGCGCGCCGACGCCATGGAACGTGCGCTGGCCGCTGGTGCCACGGTGCGTCGCTACACCACCACGGGCCGTGGCGACGAAGCCCGGCAAGTCACCCGCGCGCTCGACGATGGCGCACAGGGTCTGGTGGTGGTGGGTGGAGACGGCGCCGTGCATCACGCAGTCTCCGCGCTATACCGCGCAGCTCGGGCGGGACGCACGACTCCACCGCTCGCCGTGTGCGCCGCCGGCACGGGCAATGACTTCGTGAAATCACTCGGTACGCCGTCACATGATGTAGCGGCCCTCGCGGCATTGGTTCATCGGGGCCAGACGCGTCGCATCGATTTGGGGATGATGGGCGACGTCCCGTTCTGCAACGCGGCCGGGCTCGGGTTCGACGTGGACGTACTCACCCGCATGCAGCGGCCGTCCATCTGGCGGGGGACAGCCGCGTACGTAGTCACCGCCCTGACGGCGCTGCGGGGCTTTCGCGGCCTCGATCTCCAGCTCGACGACGCCCCCAGGCAGCGTCACCTGATGGTGGTGTTCGCCAACGGCCACGTGTTTGGTGGGGCCTTCCGCATTGCGCCTGGCGCGCGACTCGACAACGGGCAACTGCACGCTGTGGCGATTGGCGAGGTCGCGCGCTGGCAGCGGCCGGCGGTGCTCGGACTCGCCGTACTTGGGCGGCACTTGCAACATCCAGCGGTTACAAGCCGTCAGCGCAGCGCATTCGTTCTCCGTGGCGATGACCGCACGCCGCTGCGTTTCGAAGCCGATGGCGAGTTGTACGATGCCCCGTCCGGCGAGATCGCGGTGTCCGTCCTGCCCGCTGCGCTCACGGTGTACGGCTGA
- the acnA gene encoding aconitate hydratase AcnA, with amino-acid sequence MSHPNSFGARSTLTVGARQYTYFRLDALDGLAGSTARTLPFSLRVLLENMLRGEDNAFVKQADVEALARWNVKAPVDKEIAFRTARVLLQDFTGVPCVVDLAAMRDAMVALGGDPTRINPLQPVDLVIDHSVQVDEYGTEAALLLNTELEFERNRERYQFLKWGQTALRNFRAVPPGTGICHQVNLEYLAQVVFTAQDGGETLAYCDSLVGTDSHTTMINGLGVLGWGVGGIEAEAAMLGQPVSMLIPEVIGFKLHGKLPAGATATDLVLTCTEMLRKKKVVGKFVEFYGPGLSSLALADRATIANMAPEYGATMGFFPVDDETLKYLRLSGRSDEQVALVEAYCKAQGLFRTDATPDPVFTDTLELDLSTVVPSLAGPKRPQDRVPLSESKAMFREALATQLATQAVAAAPAGSAAAAMVSEGGHVEADQGVPCDYKGQSFKLQHGHVVIAAITSCTNTSNPSVMLAAGLLARNAVNKGLKTKPWVKTSLAPGSKVATEYFHKANLMDSLNALGFNVVGYGCTTCIGNSGPLPTQISEAIDTGKLNVAAVLSGNRNFEGRVNPQTRFNYLASPPLVVAYALAGRMDIDMATEPLGIGTDGPVFLRDIWPSPQEVEHTILESVKREQFTTQYADVFKGDEHWQAIAAPTGNQYAWDASSTYVQNPPYFTGMTMTPPGIRPITGAKVLGMFGDSITTDHISPAGSIAAASPAGKYLTSLGVEKKDFNSYGARRGNHEVMMRGTFANIRLKNELTGGKEGWWTATAPGAEPEAIYDVSMARQAAGVSQIVIAGKEYGTGSSRDWAAKGTMLLGVRAVIAESFERIHRSNLVGMGVLPLEFVNAETRQSLGLTGFETYDIVGLDASLAPRATLTVKATAADGSVKTFSARCRIDTPEEMQYYIHGGILPYVLRSLVGK; translated from the coding sequence ATGTCACACCCCAATTCCTTCGGCGCCCGCTCCACGCTTACGGTGGGCGCCCGCCAGTACACGTACTTCCGCCTCGATGCCCTCGACGGCCTCGCCGGCAGTACGGCCCGCACGCTGCCCTTCTCCCTGCGCGTGCTGCTCGAGAACATGCTGCGCGGTGAGGACAACGCCTTCGTCAAGCAGGCCGACGTCGAAGCGCTGGCGCGCTGGAACGTCAAGGCACCCGTGGACAAGGAAATCGCCTTCCGCACCGCCCGTGTGCTGCTGCAGGACTTCACCGGCGTGCCCTGCGTCGTGGATCTCGCGGCCATGCGCGATGCCATGGTGGCCCTCGGCGGCGATCCCACCAGGATCAATCCGCTGCAGCCCGTCGATCTGGTCATCGACCACTCGGTGCAGGTGGACGAATACGGCACCGAGGCCGCGTTGCTGCTCAACACCGAACTCGAGTTCGAGCGCAACCGCGAGCGCTACCAGTTCCTCAAGTGGGGCCAGACCGCGCTGCGCAACTTCCGCGCGGTTCCGCCGGGCACGGGCATCTGCCACCAGGTCAATCTCGAGTACCTCGCGCAGGTCGTGTTCACCGCGCAGGACGGCGGCGAGACGCTGGCCTACTGCGATTCGCTCGTGGGCACGGACTCGCACACCACCATGATCAACGGCCTGGGTGTGCTGGGCTGGGGTGTGGGCGGCATCGAGGCCGAGGCGGCCATGCTGGGCCAGCCGGTGAGCATGCTCATTCCCGAGGTCATCGGCTTCAAGCTGCACGGCAAGCTGCCCGCGGGTGCCACGGCCACGGACCTCGTGCTCACCTGCACTGAGATGCTCCGCAAGAAGAAGGTCGTGGGCAAGTTCGTCGAGTTCTACGGCCCGGGTCTCTCGAGCCTCGCACTGGCCGACCGCGCGACCATCGCCAACATGGCGCCCGAGTACGGCGCCACCATGGGCTTCTTCCCCGTCGACGACGAAACGCTCAAGTATCTGCGCCTCTCGGGCCGCAGTGACGAGCAGGTCGCGCTGGTCGAAGCCTACTGCAAGGCGCAGGGGCTCTTCCGCACTGACGCCACGCCCGACCCCGTCTTCACCGACACGCTCGAACTCGACCTGAGCACGGTGGTGCCAAGCCTCGCGGGCCCCAAGCGTCCGCAGGATCGTGTGCCACTCTCAGAGAGCAAGGCCATGTTCCGCGAGGCGCTGGCCACGCAGCTCGCCACGCAGGCGGTGGCGGCGGCGCCGGCCGGTTCGGCCGCTGCGGCCATGGTGTCGGAAGGCGGACACGTGGAAGCCGACCAAGGGGTACCCTGCGACTACAAGGGTCAGTCGTTCAAGCTGCAGCACGGCCATGTCGTCATCGCCGCCATCACGAGCTGCACCAACACCAGCAACCCGAGCGTGATGCTCGCCGCTGGCTTGCTGGCGCGCAACGCGGTGAACAAGGGCCTCAAGACCAAGCCTTGGGTCAAGACCTCGCTGGCCCCCGGCTCCAAGGTGGCCACGGAGTACTTCCACAAGGCGAATCTCATGGATTCGCTCAACGCCCTTGGCTTCAATGTGGTGGGCTACGGCTGCACCACCTGCATCGGCAACTCGGGTCCGCTGCCCACACAAATCAGCGAAGCCATCGATACGGGCAAGCTCAACGTGGCGGCCGTGCTTTCGGGCAACCGCAACTTCGAAGGCCGCGTCAATCCGCAGACGCGCTTCAACTACCTCGCGTCGCCGCCGCTGGTGGTGGCCTACGCGCTGGCTGGCCGCATGGACATCGACATGGCCACCGAGCCGCTGGGCATCGGCACCGACGGCCCCGTGTTCCTGCGTGACATCTGGCCGTCGCCGCAGGAAGTCGAGCACACCATTCTCGAGAGCGTCAAGCGCGAGCAGTTCACCACGCAGTACGCCGATGTGTTCAAGGGTGACGAACACTGGCAGGCTATCGCGGCCCCCACGGGCAATCAGTACGCCTGGGACGCAAGCAGCACCTACGTGCAGAACCCGCCGTACTTCACCGGCATGACGATGACGCCGCCGGGCATCCGCCCCATCACCGGCGCCAAGGTGCTTGGCATGTTCGGCGACTCCATTACCACCGACCACATCTCGCCCGCGGGTTCCATCGCGGCCGCGAGCCCGGCCGGCAAGTACCTCACGTCGCTCGGCGTGGAGAAGAAGGACTTCAACTCCTACGGCGCACGCCGTGGCAATCACGAAGTCATGATGCGCGGCACCTTCGCCAACATCCGACTCAAGAACGAACTGACGGGTGGCAAGGAAGGCTGGTGGACGGCTACGGCGCCCGGCGCCGAGCCCGAAGCCATTTACGATGTGTCGATGGCGCGTCAGGCGGCCGGTGTGTCGCAGATCGTCATCGCCGGCAAGGAGTACGGCACGGGCTCTTCGCGCGACTGGGCGGCCAAGGGCACCATGCTGCTCGGCGTGCGTGCGGTCATTGCCGAGAGCTTCGAGCGCATTCATCGCTCGAACCTCGTGGGCATGGGTGTGCTGCCGCTCGAGTTCGTGAACGCCGAAACGCGGCAGTCGCTGGGCCTGACCGGCTTCGAGACCTACGACATTGTGGGCCTCGATGCCTCACTCGCACCGCGGGCCACGCTCACGGTCAAGGCCACCGCGGCTGACGGCAGCGTCAAGACCTTCAGCGCACGTTGCCGCATCGATACGCCGGAGGAAATGCAGTACTACATCCACGGTGGCATTCTGCCGTACGTGCTGCGCAGCCTCGTTGGCAAGTAA